In the Elusimicrobiota bacterium genome, one interval contains:
- the rpsU gene encoding 30S ribosomal protein S21, with product MANVKVREGESIEEALRRFKRECERDGILSEIKKREFYESPSLKRKRKSEEARRKLRRRIFYR from the coding sequence TTGGCGAATGTAAAGGTTAGAGAGGGCGAATCTATTGAAGAAGCGCTACGAAGATTCAAGCGTGAATGTGAACGTGATGGAATCTTATCTGAAATTAAAAAGCGTGAATTTTACGAAAGCCCATCTTTAAAAAGAAAACGCAAATCTGAGGAAGCAAGACGAAAACTGAGAAGACGGATTTTTTATAGATAG
- a CDS encoding histidine triad nucleotide-binding protein, with product MIDCLFCKVIDKKIPAKLVAETTELVAICDINPQAPVHILIIPKKHIPTLNGITDADGIIITKVHLLAKDLAKQEGISEDGYRLVLNTNSDAGQSVFHIHWHLLGGRTLNWPPG from the coding sequence ATGATAGATTGTTTATTTTGTAAGGTAATTGATAAAAAAATTCCTGCCAAACTCGTTGCAGAAACAACCGAGTTAGTTGCGATATGTGATATTAACCCCCAGGCACCGGTTCACATCTTGATAATTCCTAAAAAACATATACCTACATTAAATGGTATTACTGATGCGGATGGTATTATTATTACAAAGGTTCATCTTCTGGCAAAAGATCTTGCCAAACAAGAGGGTATCTCTGAAGATGGTTATAGATTGGTCTTGAATACCAATTCTGATGCTGGTCAGTCAGTTTTTCATATTCACTGGCATCTGTTAGGTGGTAGAACATTGAACTGGCCGCCTGGATAG
- a CDS encoding sulfatase-like hydrolase/transferase: MFLNFMLTLIIGLGYFKFVSNHPLEILFTIFAYLSNSLTIYILIFVVLIVFYLLRLPKIIFVLLFFIINLLVFIDVSIYKIFRFHINGLVLNTVFTKGGWESLEFSYSTKLFLAGVIIFLFLLEFFMYNYLAKPISTSVYSIKKKYVFLVLILVVLIIGIDKGFYACADLKNIPYITRHLKLFPLYQPLTIKKFAQKYLHLKIDKPVMLVLDKKYSGLNYPKKKLEFYRTHKPLPNIIWLFSDSYRYDMLNKDITPNIHKFSKNSLVFENHYSGGNCTRFGIFSVFYGLHGYYWNTILAERQSPVFIDSLIELGYDFQILSASKLTFPEFDKTCFVRIPAAKINDEPVGKTKNEKDFAITESFIKYLNHPRSPFFAFLFFDSPHGSYDFPANFEKFKPTVPAFNYLLLNKENVLPVFNRYKNANYYVDSLINKIIVQLKKQNLLKNTIILITADHGEAFFEKGFYGHNHGFCEEQVKVPLVLYIPGLKPQKYKKLTSHQDIVPALLSVLGCKNLSSDYCNGISLLNIPEREFVVSATWDEMAVIDKRFTIVLPIETYNISGIKIYDTGYKEILDKTDTEYSIRRLIKFQKEITNFMK; this comes from the coding sequence ATGTTTCTAAATTTTATGCTAACATTGATTATCGGACTTGGATATTTTAAGTTTGTCAGTAATCATCCGTTAGAAATACTTTTCACAATTTTCGCGTATCTTTCCAACAGTTTAACAATTTATATTTTGATATTTGTTGTTCTTATAGTTTTTTATCTTCTGAGGTTACCAAAAATTATTTTTGTACTTTTATTTTTTATTATTAATCTGTTAGTTTTTATTGATGTTAGTATCTACAAAATTTTTAGATTTCATATTAACGGGCTTGTATTGAATACAGTTTTTACAAAAGGTGGCTGGGAATCGCTGGAATTTAGTTATTCTACAAAATTGTTTCTTGCGGGTGTTATTATTTTTTTGTTTCTACTTGAATTTTTTATGTATAACTATCTTGCGAAACCTATCTCAACAAGCGTGTATTCTATCAAAAAAAAATATGTTTTTTTAGTGTTGATTCTTGTGGTATTGATTATTGGTATTGATAAAGGATTTTATGCCTGTGCCGATTTGAAAAACATTCCATATATTACACGGCATCTAAAATTATTTCCGTTATATCAGCCGCTTACAATAAAAAAATTCGCCCAGAAATATCTTCATTTAAAAATAGACAAACCTGTTATGCTTGTGTTGGATAAAAAATACTCAGGTCTTAATTATCCCAAGAAAAAACTTGAATTTTACAGAACCCACAAGCCACTGCCAAATATAATCTGGCTTTTTAGCGATTCCTACAGATATGATATGCTGAACAAGGATATTACTCCGAATATCCATAAATTCAGCAAGAATTCGTTAGTTTTTGAGAATCATTACAGTGGTGGCAATTGCACAAGGTTCGGTATCTTTTCAGTGTTTTATGGTCTTCATGGATATTACTGGAACACTATACTGGCAGAAAGGCAATCGCCTGTCTTTATTGACTCGCTTATAGAGTTAGGCTATGATTTTCAAATACTTTCAGCCAGCAAACTCACTTTTCCTGAATTTGATAAAACCTGTTTTGTTAGAATTCCGGCTGCGAAAATAAATGATGAGCCAGTAGGCAAAACGAAAAACGAAAAAGATTTTGCGATTACCGAATCGTTTATAAAATATCTTAACCATCCACGAAGTCCATTTTTTGCATTTTTATTTTTTGACAGCCCGCATGGCAGTTATGATTTCCCGGCTAATTTTGAGAAATTTAAGCCGACGGTTCCTGCATTTAATTATCTTCTGCTAAACAAAGAAAATGTACTGCCTGTTTTTAACAGATACAAAAACGCAAATTATTATGTTGATTCACTCATAAATAAAATAATCGTTCAACTGAAAAAACAAAATCTACTTAAAAATACTATTATTTTGATAACTGCGGACCATGGCGAGGCATTTTTTGAGAAAGGTTTCTATGGGCACAATCATGGATTTTGTGAAGAGCAGGTAAAAGTTCCGTTAGTTTTGTATATACCCGGCTTGAAACCTCAAAAATATAAGAAACTAACCAGCCACCAAGATATAGTACCTGCATTGTTATCAGTGCTGGGCTGTAAAAATCTGTCCAGCGATTACTGCAACGGGATTTCACTCTTGAATATTCCAGAACGGGAATTTGTTGTATCAGCGACATGGGATGAAATGGCGGTTATTGATAAGCGGTTCACAATTGTTTTGCCGATAGAAACATATAATATTTCAGGTATCAAAATTTACGATACTGGCTACAAAGAAATTCTGGATAAGACAGATACTGAATACTCAATACGCCGTTTAATAAAATTCCAGAAAGAAATTACAAATTTTATGAAGTAG
- the mtaB gene encoding tRNA (N(6)-L-threonylcarbamoyladenosine(37)-C(2))-methylthiotransferase MtaB, translating into MKIHFKTFGCKVNQCETNEMIHKILSAGLSLSDKPETADIIIINSCTVTSKADRKTNQYLRKCLQLNPTARIYVTGCCVDRIKSEQKPNKCSEMPETEQVFGNDRNRTNVRFFNNSEKQNICSILGISLPFTFYLLPSPFTNHTRAFVKIQDGCNGRCTYCIVPKVRPKLLSKNPEDIISEIKNYISAGHKEIVLCGIRLGKYRYEMDDRRWELTVLIKELEKIKWLYRIRLSSIELNDITNDLIEHMATSKKLCQHLHIPLQSGDNKILADMRRCYTAQEFFNKLQEIRKKVPDIGITTDVIIGYPLDTDETLENTYNFVKKCQFSRLHIFKYSKRPGTAASKIDKACLPVLIKKWAAKMKKLDLQLRHTFLKKFSGKKLQVLTETNGYGYTSNYIHLKLPKSIPSNELVYCAQ; encoded by the coding sequence ATGAAAATACATTTTAAGACATTTGGCTGTAAGGTGAATCAGTGTGAAACAAATGAGATGATACACAAGATTTTAAGTGCTGGGCTGTCGCTTTCAGATAAGCCTGAAACTGCAGATATTATTATTATAAATTCTTGTACTGTAACCTCAAAAGCAGACCGCAAAACAAACCAGTATTTGCGAAAATGTTTGCAACTTAATCCGACTGCAAGAATTTATGTAACCGGCTGTTGTGTTGATAGAATTAAATCCGAACAAAAACCGAACAAATGTTCGGAAATGCCAGAAACCGAACAAGTGTTCGGAAATGATAGAAACCGAACAAATGTTCGGTTTTTCAACAATTCTGAAAAACAGAATATTTGTAGCATACTTGGTATTTCTTTACCTTTTACCTTTTACCTTCTACCTTCTCCCTTTACCAATCACACTCGTGCGTTTGTAAAAATACAAGATGGTTGTAATGGGAGATGCACATATTGTATTGTGCCTAAAGTGAGACCTAAATTATTATCTAAAAATCCAGAAGATATAATTTCAGAAATTAAAAATTATATATCAGCAGGACACAAAGAAATTGTATTATGTGGAATAAGGTTAGGGAAATACAGATATGAGATGGACGATAGGAGATGGGAGTTAACGGTTTTGATAAAAGAATTAGAAAAAATTAAATGGCTTTATCGTATCAGATTATCGTCTATAGAACTCAATGATATAACAAATGATTTAATTGAACATATGGCAACATCAAAAAAACTCTGTCAGCATCTGCATATACCTTTACAATCAGGTGATAATAAAATTTTAGCAGATATGCGAAGGTGTTATACAGCACAAGAATTTTTCAACAAACTTCAGGAAATCCGAAAAAAAGTGCCTGATATTGGTATCACAACTGATGTGATTATTGGCTATCCACTGGATACAGATGAAACACTTGAAAACACATACAATTTTGTCAAGAAATGTCAGTTTTCGCGTTTGCATATTTTTAAGTATTCCAAAAGACCAGGAACAGCAGCTTCCAAAATTGATAAAGCATGCTTGCCGGTTTTGATTAAAAAATGGGCAGCAAAAATGAAAAAACTGGATTTACAACTTCGTCACACTTTTCTGAAAAAGTTTTCAGGCAAAAAACTGCAGGTTCTTACTGAAACTAATGGCTACGGATACACATCAAATTATATTCATCTAAAACTTCCAAAATCTATACCATCTAACGAGCTTGTGTATTGTGCGCAATAA
- a CDS encoding 16S rRNA (uracil(1498)-N(3))-methyltransferase produces MHRFFVENILGDSVVISGSEAHHLKNVLRKKTGDVVFLFDGKGNEYEAKIVAPDLSRGLRNGEIELELITKIKKDAEPKIKINLYQSIPRGKKFEFIIEKTTELGVAKIIPIISERTVPNVVAGLNPAKHIRWQKIALAAAKQCGRTIIPEISVITDFESAVKFVFLNSSESLSLILWECEQKTTLKQIIKICNLQSAICNLFVGPEGGFSNLEIKLARKNKVIPVSLGKRILRTETAPIVVIANILYELNEKK; encoded by the coding sequence ATGCATAGATTTTTTGTTGAAAACATACTGGGCGATAGCGTTGTAATTTCAGGTAGCGAAGCACATCATCTAAAAAATGTATTACGAAAAAAAACAGGTGATGTGGTTTTTTTATTTGACGGTAAAGGCAACGAATATGAGGCAAAGATTGTAGCCCCCGACTTAAGTCGGGGGTTAAGAAATGGCGAGATTGAGTTAGAACTAATTACAAAAATAAAAAAGGATGCAGAACCAAAAATAAAAATTAATCTCTATCAATCAATCCCAAGAGGCAAAAAATTTGAGTTCATAATAGAAAAAACAACCGAACTCGGTGTAGCAAAAATAATCCCCATAATTTCTGAGAGAACCGTTCCAAATGTAGTTGCAGGGTTGAATCCCGCTAAACACATCCGTTGGCAGAAAATTGCGCTCGCCGCCGCAAAACAATGCGGCAGAACAATTATCCCTGAAATCTCTGTAATCACAGATTTTGAATCTGCTGTTAAATTCGTGTTTCTAAATTCATCTGAATCGCTTTCTTTAATTCTATGGGAGTGCGAACAAAAAACTACACTCAAACAAATCATTAAAATCTGCAATCTGCAATCTGCAATCTGCAATCTGTTTGTCGGTCCCGAAGGTGGCTTTTCAAACCTTGAAATAAAACTCGCCAGAAAAAACAAAGTAATTCCCGTCTCACTCGGTAAAAGAATCCTTCGTACCGAAACCGCCCCAATAGTTGTAATAGCAAATATTTTATACGAATTGAATGAAAAAAAATAA